Proteins encoded by one window of Streptomyces sp. NBC_01571:
- a CDS encoding NADH-quinone oxidoreductase subunit M gives MIDISESVMQILLAFIVVGPLIGAVAALLPAPPGLKGKSPGQAVLRHGVIVTGAVLIAAIVLALGFDHDHPSKMQATTDISWIPALDVRIHLGTDGISLPLLVLTALLTFLCALYSYFKMPAGPTPKAFVALVLVLESGTLATFAVLDLLLFFLAFEMVLIPMYFLIARWGCAQRQAAAWKFILFTLLGSVVMLLGLLLIGIKAGTFDMVALATDNGRSLTTSVQVIAVLAIGIGLAVKTPMWPLHSWLPDAHTAAPTVGSVLLAGVLLKMGTYGFVRILLPVAPDGLHTFAPYLAAFAVVGIIYGSLACLALVKQGAKGDLKRLIAYSSVGHMGFVLLGIATMTPTGVNGALFANIAHGLITGLLFFLVGALKDRTGTTDLDTLAEETGAALYGKAPRLGGLLAFGAVASLGLPGLAGFWGEMLALFGAFKPADDLSRPAFLTFMAIAAFGTLLTAAYMLLVVRRVCMGATPRPEAPKLADVHSYEFAAWTPLVVLTVVAGLWPKALLGLTDPAVQQLLAGGTR, from the coding sequence GTGATCGATATCAGTGAATCCGTGATGCAGATCCTTCTGGCGTTCATCGTCGTCGGACCGCTCATCGGCGCCGTCGCCGCTCTGCTGCCGGCCCCGCCAGGACTGAAGGGGAAGTCGCCCGGACAGGCCGTGCTGCGGCACGGTGTGATCGTCACCGGCGCGGTACTCATCGCGGCGATCGTCCTCGCGCTCGGCTTCGACCACGACCACCCGTCGAAGATGCAGGCCACGACGGACATCAGCTGGATCCCCGCACTCGACGTGCGGATCCACCTCGGCACCGACGGCATTTCCCTCCCCCTTCTGGTCCTGACCGCGCTGCTGACCTTCCTCTGCGCGCTGTACAGCTACTTCAAGATGCCCGCGGGCCCGACCCCGAAGGCCTTCGTCGCACTCGTCCTCGTGCTCGAGTCCGGCACCCTCGCGACCTTCGCCGTCCTCGATCTGCTGCTGTTCTTCCTCGCGTTCGAGATGGTGCTCATCCCGATGTACTTCCTCATCGCCCGCTGGGGCTGTGCGCAGCGGCAGGCAGCCGCCTGGAAGTTCATCCTCTTCACCCTGCTCGGTTCGGTCGTGATGCTGCTGGGCCTGCTCCTGATCGGAATCAAGGCGGGCACGTTCGACATGGTGGCACTCGCCACTGACAACGGCCGGTCGCTGACCACATCCGTGCAGGTCATCGCCGTTCTGGCGATCGGCATCGGGCTTGCGGTCAAGACGCCGATGTGGCCGCTGCACAGCTGGCTGCCGGACGCGCACACCGCCGCGCCCACCGTCGGCTCGGTGCTGCTGGCCGGCGTGCTGTTGAAGATGGGTACGTACGGTTTCGTCCGGATCCTGCTGCCGGTCGCGCCGGACGGCCTGCACACCTTCGCCCCCTACCTCGCCGCGTTCGCCGTGGTCGGGATCATCTACGGGTCGCTGGCCTGTCTGGCCCTCGTCAAACAGGGTGCGAAGGGCGATCTCAAGCGGCTCATCGCCTACTCGTCCGTCGGCCACATGGGCTTCGTCCTGCTCGGCATCGCCACGATGACCCCGACCGGCGTCAACGGCGCGCTGTTCGCCAACATCGCCCACGGCCTCATCACCGGCCTGCTCTTCTTCCTCGTCGGGGCGCTGAAGGACCGCACGGGCACGACCGACCTCGACACCCTCGCCGAGGAGACCGGAGCCGCGCTGTACGGCAAGGCCCCGCGTCTCGGCGGCCTGCTCGCCTTCGGCGCCGTCGCCTCGCTCGGACTGCCGGGCCTCGCCGGGTTCTGGGGCGAGATGCTGGCGCTCTTCGGCGCGTTCAAGCCCGCCGACGACCTCAGCCGCCCGGCGTTCCTGACCTTCATGGCCATCGCCGCCTTCGGCACCCTTCTCACCGCCGCGTACATGCTCCTCGTCGTACGCCGGGTGTGCATGGGCGCGACCCCGCGGCCGGAGGCACCGAAGCTCGCCGACGTCCACAGCTACGAGTTCGCGGCCTGGACGCCGCTCGTCGTCCTCACCGTCGTCGCCGGCCTGTGGCCCAAGGCCCTCCTCGGGCTGACCGACCCGGCCGTACAGCAGCTCCTCGCAGGAGGCACCCGATGA
- a CDS encoding NADH-quinone oxidoreductase subunit N: MSSMVQSVDWLAIAPPTITAAVGLVVLVADLFVGDGRKALLGWVSVAGLAASALMLLPLLDGDRATFCLTGDTQLCSYTADRFTLVIQLLVLGGALLAALLSVTALKDADKGLPEGEYWFLLLSSAAGAALLPASRDLATLIVALEVASLPAFALVGIKHGDKKSSEAALKFFLSSVTATAVSLMGVSFVYATTGSLYLTRIADRIQHVDGQFHTLAQAGVVLTLVGFAFKTAAVPFHFWVPDTYVGAPLPIAAYLSVVGKAVGFSGLILVTVVAFPSYADVWGPALAALAALTMTVGNVGALRQQATRAYSAVRLLAWSSVGQAGYLLVPIASAAYSKDAEKAIGSTVAYALMYAAVNLGAFAVAALVARTSTLNRISDYRGLYAKSPLSALLLGFFLLCLAGLPPGIIGLFAKVTVFSAAVDAGLGWLAVVMAVNVVIALFYYLQWTTLLFRSPEGEAERHPVPAPLTAAIALTAVLGIALSGAPQLVLRFSATGLF, encoded by the coding sequence ATGAGCTCCATGGTCCAGTCCGTCGACTGGCTCGCGATCGCGCCGCCCACCATCACCGCGGCCGTCGGACTCGTCGTGCTCGTCGCCGACCTCTTCGTGGGCGACGGCAGGAAGGCCCTCCTCGGCTGGGTCTCGGTCGCCGGACTCGCCGCGTCCGCGCTCATGCTGCTGCCCCTCCTGGACGGCGACCGCGCCACCTTCTGCCTGACGGGTGACACCCAGCTCTGCAGCTACACGGCGGACCGCTTCACGCTCGTCATCCAGCTCCTCGTCCTCGGCGGAGCGCTCCTTGCCGCCCTGCTGTCGGTCACCGCCCTGAAGGACGCCGACAAAGGACTGCCCGAAGGGGAGTACTGGTTCCTGCTGCTCTCCTCGGCCGCGGGAGCCGCCCTGCTGCCCGCCTCGCGCGACCTGGCGACCCTCATCGTCGCCCTGGAAGTCGCCTCACTGCCCGCCTTCGCACTCGTCGGCATCAAACACGGCGACAAGAAGTCCTCCGAAGCGGCCCTGAAGTTCTTCCTGTCCTCGGTCACCGCCACCGCCGTGAGCCTCATGGGCGTCAGCTTCGTCTACGCCACGACCGGCTCCCTCTACCTCACCCGGATCGCGGACAGGATCCAGCACGTCGACGGACAGTTCCACACGCTCGCCCAGGCCGGCGTCGTCCTCACCCTCGTCGGCTTCGCCTTCAAGACGGCCGCCGTGCCCTTCCACTTCTGGGTGCCCGACACCTACGTGGGGGCACCCCTGCCGATCGCCGCCTACCTGTCGGTCGTCGGCAAGGCGGTCGGCTTCTCCGGGCTGATCCTCGTCACCGTCGTCGCCTTCCCGTCCTACGCGGACGTCTGGGGCCCGGCGCTCGCCGCGCTGGCCGCCCTCACCATGACCGTCGGCAACGTCGGCGCCCTGCGACAGCAAGCCACGCGCGCGTACAGCGCGGTACGGCTGCTCGCCTGGTCCTCCGTCGGCCAGGCCGGCTACCTCCTGGTGCCGATCGCGTCCGCCGCCTACTCCAAGGACGCCGAGAAGGCCATCGGCTCCACCGTCGCGTACGCCCTGATGTACGCGGCCGTGAACCTCGGCGCCTTCGCGGTGGCCGCCCTCGTCGCCCGCACAAGCACTCTGAACCGCATCAGCGACTACCGCGGGCTGTACGCGAAGAGTCCCCTCTCGGCCCTCCTCCTCGGCTTCTTCCTGCTCTGCCTGGCAGGACTGCCGCCGGGCATCATCGGGCTCTTCGCGAAGGTCACCGTCTTCTCGGCGGCCGTCGACGCGGGACTCGGCTGGCTCGCCGTGGTCATGGCCGTCAACGTCGTGATCGCGCTCTTCTACTACCTCCAGTGGACGACCCTGCTCTTCCGCTCCCCCGAGGGCGAGGCCGAGAGGCACCCGGTACCGGCCCCGCTGACCGCGGCGATCGCCCTGACGGCGGTCCTGGGCATCGCCCTCTCCGGGGCGCCCCAGCTGGTCCTGCGCTTCTCGGCGACCGGCCTG